The genomic window GAAAATTAAATACATCAACATATAATTAAAGGAAAACAATGATCCAAAAAGGTATTAGATGttctgttatggcgctgctagaaggagggcgcgagagggccggtcgggggcctttttgcccacggccaggcaagagggaagggatttccttcttaattcttgcttgattagattgatacatctcctctctttatatagagaggtttacttgactcccaagcaagacttacttgacccctaagcaagcgacccttatctctaattaaccctaagactaatgggcccattaggcccattacgtactctaacactacaccccaccttgacatgcagcttgtcctcgagctgcagcctaaccaacttataaccatgactcgacgcaacacaaacctaacacctaaaaacaagccttttacatcttggcttgttttattattctcaacctAAAATGAACTgagacgctttattttggaccctttaacaaaaagtggacaccatccgcacgtcagacgtgcacgtgtacagccacctggatcccatggacaccacctggaccaaaggagtgcatgtgtatggccacctggaagtggtcgcaagagcgaccagcagaggcgccctcgcggcggtcggcggcggaaaGCAAtggtgctacgcggtgcgctcctgtcggtgacaccctgccttctccccgccggacggctgttggtctgcaccgcacagggaagagtggagggcttgcgattGAGAATGAcgagggggggtgcgcccccccaaccgccgatgtcgcagactttgaggtcgctgcccgcgGGGAAAACAACGTGCCAGCCGcccgtgggggaaaccgcatgcccaagatccccgacgcagcggacgagatcgaggtcctttgcgcagcgaagggcaacttggaggagcggcagctgcagaccacgcatctcccgcacacgccgacgcgctaggaggccgcgcgcagcagcctgcagcctcaccgccgcagacacgtggcgggtagcgatccaagacggaagcggtgacggcgacggcagggacttgatctgctggatgtggACGCCCTGGGATGGTGGCGGCGCTGATGGGAACGAGGTCGTCGCACTCCCATCGTAGGGCATCCCATACTGGGCGGCagagctgaccggcggtggctgctgcagctgcagccatagttaaaaaaggcgcgcttaagcgagcgcttaagcgcgcctaggctctaggcgttggcaaaacgcattgcgcataactacgcataatctgtgcataactgcgcataagcatgcgctctggtcagtaaagcgcaaggcggtggcaaaacgcacaattaacgcctagcgcttttttgaactatggcTGCAGCGGCTGCTGCGCTGTCACGCCGGGCAGTGGCAACGGCTGCTGCATCGGAGCGCCGGGCGTGGCGGAGGCCGCCAAGAGCGGCGGCTGCCACTACAACcagggctgggcggtggtggcgatggatggcagctgtAGCGGCCTGGCGAGCGCGGTgaaggccgcctggtgcggcggctgccacggcggCGCGGGGGTGGCGATGGGCGGTGCAACCGGGTGCAGCCCGTAGGATCCGGCCAAGAACAGGTGGATCTCCTGGAGcgcctgggttaggtcccgcagcGCCCCGGACACCTCCTCCCAGGTGAGGACAGCGGGGGCGGGCGCGACAGAGGATCCCGGAGCAGGCAGGAGCGGGCCGAcggtcgtggtggtcgccggaggcGACAAGGTGACCGACAGCGGAAGAGACGGGCttggcggcggtgaagacatgatcgaaccgaagctagctgataccaaattcttatggcgctgctagaaggagggcgcgagagggccggccgggggcagGGGCCcccggccgggcaagagggaagggatttccttcttaattcttgcttgattagattgatacatctcctctctttatatagagaggtttacttgacccctaagcaagcgacccttatctctaattaaccctaagactaatgggcccattaggcccattacgtactctaacatgTTCTCATGAAACATAGTTTAATGCAGAGATTTTTGTCAGATGAGTCTGTTCCTTTCAATGCTCATGGAAGATGTCTAGCAAGCTCTGGGAACCATATTTATCAGATTACATACCCGATATGAGCTCTCTGTTGCCTCCGGAAATTACACGGTACCACTGAGCTGGACAGCTTGAGATGTCTGGAGCACCATCAACTCGAGGGACAATACGGAACTGTGATCCAAGAGTATCAGAACCTTCAAGCTCAAAGAGCTTAGAACTATCTTGTTCAAGCCTCTTGATCATGGCAAGCTGAACATAAAAGTGAGTGGTGATTCATATAGCTCAACATTACTCAAATTACAATTTAAATAATATGGAGCTTGTCCTAACAGGAATTACCTCTTTCTTTAACTGATTGCAAAGCTGTGTTTTTTCTGATATGAGTGTTCGCAGTCCCTGAAGCTCAAACTGCATGTCCATTACCTACGATATTTCGCATAACAACTGTTAGTAAATACATGAGGGGCAAATTGCCACAGTATGCTTCGTTTGATTACAAGATATATGGAAGTATAAGAAGCGGAGAGCATTGAGGAAAAAAAGACATGCCAGTTTGTAAGAAAAGGAGTTAGGACTAAAAAAGGAGGGAGTACTCTATTTGAACTTGACATTGAAAGGCAAATGGAACAGAGGAAGTATCATCAAAGATTAACATAAACACAAAAACTATTAGTCCATGAATAGAACAATGAACCAATGATGCAAAACAAACCTTGCTTGGCTGGTGTAGCATTTTTATTCGTCTAGCCTCTCGAATCTCTTTCCTAAGTTCCTCTATCTCCTGATCAGGAAAAAACTAAGATTTTAAGTAAAAAATGTAGCAATTACTCAAATCAAAAGAATCATGTCAGTGCATTTGCATCACCGACTACATAAGAGGTAGTTCAATAACAGTATAGAAATATCCAAGCTCATCATTAATTGAGGAAGCACCTCCTTCTCTTTGCTACTTGATGCTGAATCATGCTCCCGCAACGCTTTCTCAACTTTCTCTATTGCAGCTCTAGATTTTTCAATTTCAGCGAGTGCAAGAGCTCTTTCCTCTTCAGCTACCTTTCGGGCATCTTCAGTAGCCTATGATATAGAGGAGAATGATAACTTCGTTATTCAGGTGTAACCAAACGATGTTATTGTAATGCTAGTAAATGCTGATGTCTTAATAGGCATTCAGCAGACTGCTGTGAAACATCGCACATACTAAATTATACGAAAATTGAATGTAGCTCGTGACTGAAAACTAGGACTACTTTTGTTAAGTTAGGCACAACACGACCTCGTGATTAGCACACGGTACATTATACGACAAACTATAGTCTTCGGTTATCAAGAATATAAAAAATAAGACAAAAGGACACATGATAATTTGCCCAAAAGATTTCGTGTTGTAGCTTTAGAGATACAAAATGGCTCAAAAGACAATCTAATTCTCGTAAACATTAATGTTGGATTAGGCCATTGTGCCAAGTTTTCCAGAAAAGACTAGAGTGTTCTGCAAACGAAACAGGCACTCCTAGGCCTCTGGTTTTACTCTCACTACAACCACCAGTATCTACGAAAAAATTTACTTTTCATTATATGAAAATTATGAGTTATCAGTCTTACAAAACAAAAGCCTTACCACGTTCTACTTGAATAATGTCTACAGTGTCAGCATGTTACAATATACATTTCCTAATGTACTGACAGTTAAAAAATATATTCACTTATGAAGCCTCAAACATTTTTCAGGCTCTCGGATCTGATTTTACAAAGTTTAAACAGGCATGAATAACAAATTCGATAATTAAGAAATGGTGAAAACCTGCTTGAGGAAGCTAGCCAACTTCTTTACTTCGGCCTTCTCATAAATTAATTCTCCTTCTCTTTGAGTAAGTTGAACTGCTAGTGCTTCCACCTGATAGAACATAACTATTCATAATCACTTAAAGTTTTTGGAACAAAGGTAATattagaaaaaaataagaaaacatCACAACAGGAGATAAAAAAGAATCATAATTAATAATATGAAATATGATGGATTTCTTATTTAACGTGCCTACTTAGACTGAGAAGCTTAAATCCAAAAATGTGCAACTAAAATTTATTAGTACTGCTTTTCGGAGCATTACACTTTCAAATTTGAGCATTTTTGAAAAGCCCAAAGCATCATGTACAAACTATTATGTGAACGCAAATAACGAAAAAGCACAATCATGGTTGGCAGTTGGCACCTAATATCGTGTACAAGAAAAATTTTGAGCTGTTTGCAGGATGCTAGCTTAGATAGATCGTACAGGGGTGAAACTAACTTAACTCATACGTTCAATAAGAACAATTCATTCAAATTAAAAGTAGCTTATATTAGAAGACAAATATTGGCAGTCTAAAGAAGAGATTAACCAGCGAGATAGCTTCATCAGCATCATCTCTGTTTCGACCAGCCACACGGCCTTTCAGTGTGTCTAGAACATCTCTGAGCTTCTTCAGAAGAACCTGCCTGTCCAATGAAGCTGCTTCTCGCCGCTTAGCCTGAAACATGAAGCAACAAATTTAAAATAGAATTTCAATGCAAGGAAGTTACTAAGAGTAGAATGTGACATTTATCCTATTTAGCAAGGCCCCATGGAACCATATACTTATCAGTTTGAAGAGAATTTATATGTTACTTTGAAAAGGAAGAATCTTCAGGAAAGAGAGGTAAGCTATCAATGAAGTATGACTGAGTTCAACAACGATTGGATCAATTAATGTGAGCTCTGGAGGCACGCTCTGGGGACGCTGACACTGTTAGGGGAGTCTGATAACAACTCCACAATATGGTCACTGACAGATAAGTTATCAGGTACAGTAATTTCACTAACTCAAAATATGTTTATCCGTATCCAGGTGACATGCCATGTCATTCTTAATATAGGAAAGCATGTGAAATTCTAACCAGGGAACCATGCTTTGTGTGAACAATCTACAGCATATATACGTGTCGTTGGAGCTCCTGATATACTCACATTGTTGATAAAAGTCAGAACAAGATGAAGTGCTTGGACTGATTAGCATACCTCTTCAGACAACTTGGAGGCACCAGTCAGACCCTTCTCAAACTTCTCCCTGAGATCACGCACTGACAGCCGCTTTCGCTGCTCTAGCAGTTGTGTTGTTTCTTTCTCAACAATCTCCTTCAAAGGCACAACCTCGTGCGTCTCCTCTGGGTCAATGATTTGGTTGTTTGGCCCAATCCTGTAGTCCGGAAAGTGGCCCTTGGGGAAGTTAACATCAGAGGATACCATGTCAAGTGCATCTTTCTGCATGCCTTCTCCGGAGTCATGGATGACCCTCGTCATCTGTGGTACTCTGATATAGAACAGAACAAGAATATATATTTTCAGTGCGAAACTATATAAAATTATAGTATCAGTAGAACATATTAAGGTGCTAACTGATGATATATTGGCCATGTCTCATGGTGCAAACAACCTGCCTCAAGGCTATATGAAACAAGGTGCAGCAAAGCTGGTGCGCCTTAAATATAGAATAGCTCAAATCGATGTTTATTTTTCATTCACATAGCTGAATTGTAGAAGCACATCACAACAACTTAACCAGGAAGCAAATTCGACCAACCAAATATCTACCTCACCGAAACTAGCTAAATCTGCATCATCCAGTGAGTTCAAGAGTTAAGAAGCAAGGCCGAAAGCAAAGAAAAGGAGCAGGCTAGGCTTTACAATTAGAGGTGCTATGGATAAATAGGTCAGTTCAGGGACATGAATTCTGGAACAAGACAAAGCGACAGCCTTTGGGCTAAAAATTGCTAATCGGTGCAACATACTAGATTCAAGGTAAGCTATGACAAAACTCGCGCTAATTTGTGTGGAAGAATATAAATTTCTTACCAGCAACAGGGAGACAGCCTCTTAAAAACGTGATTGGATATATTCTGTAACGAACTGACAATACAGCCCAACCAACTAACTGAAAACACAGTCGCTGAGACTTAAAAGGAACAAATTTTAGGACAGGACGGCAAGAAGTCATGCAAACTTTTGTCGCTACCAAATCCAAACCTGCAAATCCCCAGCATGAAGTGACACAGCAGCAGGGATCCCTCACCTCATGCGCCGCTCCCAGGATCGCCGGAGAGCCTGGCTCCCCACgcaatccgccgccgccgccccacgaaCACGAACTGGAAGTCTCTGGAGCACGCAACTACTCTAGCAGCGGGCAAATGGCGGAAGGGCCCCGCCGCCCAATCCAGCTAGGGTTTTAACCCCCTTGTGCTTTCAGAAAAGCTGGATGTATGGATCGAGGCTGTTGCTTTCGATCCCGTGGAATCCTTTTTCGGCCGGTGGCGAGTTCGAAATTTGGTTGCGGGATTCGGGTGCTGAGGATGACGCCGACGGGCAGACGGAGGAAAAGAAACGACGCAAGGGAGGGGAAAGGTGGAAGAGTACGGCGTGCTGGTGACGGAAGCAGGCGGCAGAGGAGAGGAGGAGACGGACGGGGAGAGAGAGAATCGTCATTAGTACTCTAACCATTCAACGACGGATTAGCAGCAGGCTGGTGGATTAAATGTGGGCCCACCATTTTTTAAAAATGGGCAGGGCCGGGGGCATTGATGGTATTTGCTTGGTACAGTCAAAAGAAGGATGGACTCGCACTGTCACTGGACGACCATTTTTCTAAGCTCGGATTCGAATCGCTCCTGGATGTTAATCTAGTACTACCGGACAGTACTCCAGAAGCGCTCCTGGTGGTGGTGTGATACTTGTACCCGTACGACGCACTTGTAATCATTCGTACATACGTATTCTCTCCTGTGTGTACTCTACAGCACGGCCTACTTGTAGAATATGTAACACAGAAGCATCATCTATGCTTGCTTACGGGGCCAGTGCATTAGTAAGACCAACTCCAACGTGGGGGACAGAAAACGCGGCCCAACACGGCAACAACGTAAATGGACGAGTATTTTTTTTGTCGGCTTGAAATCAGATTTATTTGTAAAAAATATATTCATTGTACAAAATTCGATCAGGCGGATTAAATTAGCGAATCTTTGCGTCGACAAGTTGAAGTCGGCCTAATGCAGGCCCGGCGGCGTAGAGTTCCTCTCCCTTTCGACGATGTCCGCGTCACGCGATTCCAACACGGGAACAAGCAAGCTGCCCCGCCGGCGACTTCGTACTGCATGGCCGGTGGCCGGTGCAGGCCGGTGAGCCGTTTCTGATCGCTATTTCTTTTCTCCCGAATCGTTGGCTTATAGCAGCTGCTAGTAATTGTTTACGTGTAATATTACATGCGCGCGTGTGACGGTAGATGATTAGACGAACCTGTCCTTTCTCTGCTCCCGCGTTATCTGGAAGCCCAAGGAAAAAGGTACGACGGAATCGATCCGTGACGGAGATCGCTGGCTTCATGATGGCCTGTCGAATTTCATCATGACGTCCGTCTGGACCAAAGAGAAACAAATGAATGCAGAGGCGGGCCGCCCAAGCGTGGCAATGAACGATGAACCTAGGAGTACTAGTGGCTTGAAATGAGAAGCAAACAAGAGGATTGAACgcggtaagagcaactccaacggcgcgacccatttcgtccgtcaCCGTCCGTTTGAATCGGCGCGAATAAAAGTTGAGGCCCAACGAGCCGACACAAACCCAAAAATGTGTCCGCTCCGCGTCCGCGCCGACACAGTTGCGGCCCAAATTTGCgtcccaaatgcgtcggcgcggacgcggaaCGGACGCCACGCGTGCCTCCTCGTTGTCCGTCGTGGCCCCACCTGGCGGTCGCCCCAACTACCCGCCCCCTCgccggtcagcttaatttatgaccccggacccacgcgtcagcgacgacggtcgtccttttttaagccgaccatgtggcggggccgtcctcatctacTTCCGTCCCCATCTAGGTCAAGCTCGCTCCCCCGTCGCCAGCAAGCAAACCCCAGCCACCCCAGCCGCCCAAATGGGGCTCTTCTCCGGCAGCAGTAGCAAGTCGaagggcaaggcccccgccgtCCCCTTCCCCACGGAGTTCACCCCGGCTCCGCCTGCGCCGACTCACCGGCAGAGGCAGCGGGTGAACGTGCccgtgcaccaggcggagtggcactggcgcCACCGCGTGCCGCTGCCGTACCCCGACGTAACGCTGCCACACGACTGACATCTGGATCCGGaaaggatcccagtgccggcggcgccgcagtcggctagggcgcacgcggaggaggtgcgtCGCCGGCGGGCGCTCCTGACGCCGGAGAAGCGCGGTGACGAGGCCTACGCCTACGGCTCGCCCAACTGGGCAggctggttcgccttcgagcacgaggtgGTGAGGCGGCGCGGCATGCGCGAGGTCGACCTTagcatgccgccgccgccactcatTGTCAAGGAGGAAGACCAGGTGGCCCTTGCGGCCGTctaccgggagagcgaggaggacgagcggcgcagggcaaaggcggtagaagaagaagaagctcggtacgaggcggccatggcccTCTCTGCGGACGGCGACTGCGTGGTCCCGCCGGTGGCCCCG from Triticum aestivum cultivar Chinese Spring chromosome 3B, IWGSC CS RefSeq v2.1, whole genome shotgun sequence includes these protein-coding regions:
- the LOC123071113 gene encoding stomatal closure-related actin-binding protein 1, which translates into the protein MRVPQMTRVIHDSGEGMQKDALDMVSSDVNFPKGHFPDYRIGPNNQIIDPEETHEVVPLKEIVEKETTQLLEQRKRLSVRDLREKFEKGLTGASKLSEEAKRREAASLDRQVLLKKLRDVLDTLKGRVAGRNRDDADEAISLVEALAVQLTQREGELIYEKAEVKKLASFLKQATEDARKVAEEERALALAEIEKSRAAIEKVEKALREHDSASSSKEKEEIEELRKEIREARRIKMLHQPSKVMDMQFELQGLRTLISEKTQLCNQLKKELAMIKRLEQDSSKLFELEGSDTLGSQFRIVPRVDGAPDISSCPAQWYRVISGGNRELISGATRLTYAPEPFDVGQLLQAEIILKADKVTVQTDGPINHASGLERYVESLMKRADIEFNVVVTQMNGNDYASKSVHVFHIGKLRVKLRKGRSTKARESYSTTMKLCGSRGGGNAAACAVFWQTRKGLSYTLAFETDRDRNAAIMLARKFASSCNVVLAGPGDQVHGGG